The Fictibacillus arsenicus genome contains a region encoding:
- a CDS encoding VWA domain-containing protein has product MNGKIHMMAVLLFLSLAMLAGCSESEEKASEKEINIKTEKTSEKKEPEKIPDAPKELEDMIKQQPGVLMEKYMEPKLEGLSGWAGYDYINFYKDEFQPLAEKEIKSYFSKNKDLSSQEIYNYLVYQLASGQYESYYEQLLSYEHGYEMPELPSGPDEIEEEKKPKKTNVVILVDASGSMKAEVDGGVKMDLAKETIKKFTNDLPDDTSVSLFAYGHIGSGDDSDKAKSCEGIEEVYPLKVYEAAALDASLNSFKASGWTPLAGAIEKANELLSKYPESEYENIVYIVSDGVETCGGDPVAAANKLTDKNTKAKLNIIGFDVDDKGQQQLMKVADAGNGKYASVRDKASLEDQVLKKWRPTIGQLVWTQGVSGQDYIDAQKRMNDIYNPLFHISTNEGNRIRNAVYFLQQNNLIPREKGNEVIDLADASAELRNEHFKKIKEEKQAEAERVQKDINAKVEAWKQQWRDEINE; this is encoded by the coding sequence ATGAACGGAAAAATACATATGATGGCTGTGCTCTTGTTTTTATCATTAGCAATGCTTGCCGGATGTTCTGAATCAGAAGAAAAGGCTTCTGAAAAAGAGATTAATATTAAAACAGAAAAAACATCAGAAAAGAAAGAGCCAGAAAAGATTCCCGATGCGCCAAAAGAGCTGGAGGATATGATCAAACAACAACCGGGTGTTTTGATGGAAAAATATATGGAACCTAAGCTGGAAGGATTAAGCGGCTGGGCAGGCTATGACTATATCAATTTCTATAAGGACGAGTTCCAGCCGTTAGCAGAAAAAGAGATTAAAAGTTACTTTTCAAAAAATAAAGATCTATCAAGTCAGGAGATTTACAATTATTTAGTCTATCAACTGGCATCAGGCCAGTATGAGTCTTATTATGAGCAATTGCTGTCTTATGAACACGGATACGAAATGCCCGAACTGCCATCTGGACCTGATGAAATTGAAGAAGAAAAGAAACCTAAGAAAACGAATGTTGTCATTCTAGTTGATGCCAGCGGAAGTATGAAAGCGGAAGTTGATGGCGGGGTAAAGATGGACCTCGCAAAAGAAACGATAAAAAAGTTCACGAATGACCTTCCTGATGATACAAGTGTTTCACTATTTGCCTATGGACACATAGGGTCAGGGGATGATTCAGACAAAGCGAAATCGTGTGAGGGCATTGAGGAAGTATATCCGTTAAAAGTATATGAAGCAGCAGCGTTAGATGCATCGTTGAATTCTTTTAAAGCGAGTGGATGGACACCTCTAGCAGGAGCGATTGAAAAAGCAAATGAGCTGTTAAGCAAATATCCTGAGAGTGAGTACGAAAATATTGTTTATATCGTCAGTGATGGGGTGGAAACGTGCGGCGGAGATCCAGTTGCAGCGGCAAATAAGCTGACAGACAAAAATACTAAAGCAAAGTTGAACATTATCGGCTTTGACGTTGATGATAAAGGTCAGCAGCAACTAATGAAAGTAGCGGATGCAGGTAATGGAAAGTATGCCTCTGTTCGTGATAAAGCATCTCTCGAAGATCAGGTTCTGAAGAAATGGCGCCCGACGATCGGCCAGCTCGTTTGGACGCAGGGAGTAAGCGGTCAGGACTATATTGATGCACAAAAACGAATGAATGATATTTATAACCCTTTATTTCATATCTCTACGAACGAAGGAAATCGCATAAGAAATGCTGTATACTTTCTTCAGCAGAATAACCTTATTCCACGGGAGAAAGGGAATGAAGTTATTGATCTTGCAGACGCCAGCGCAGAATTAAGAAATGAACATTTTAAGAAAATTAAAGAAGAAAAACAAGCTGAAGCTGAGCGTGTACAAAAAGACATTAACGCCAAAGTTGAGGCGTGGAAACAGCAATGGCGCGATGAAATTAATGAATAA
- a CDS encoding alkaline phosphatase D family protein, giving the protein MKDERPMDEWIKKLTEDSLEKRKLDRRKFLAGAGKIAGLSLGLTIAQSIGAFEVNAAPRFKNYPFTLGVASGDPLSDSVVLWTRLAPDPQNGGGMPDQAFPVKWEIANDENFTKVIQHGTELAQPNLAHSVHVEVEGLKPNKVYYYRFRSGSENSPIGKTKTLPEKGAEVSSMTFAFASCQQYEHGYYTAFQHMAEEELDLVIHLGDYIYEYGPNEYVSPSGNVRAHSGPEIITLEDYRNRHAQYRSDANLKAAHAAFPWVVTWDDHEVENNYANMIPEKGQSAEAFVKRRAAAYQAYYEHMPLRRSSLPHGADMLLYRDFTYGNLAAFNVMDTRQYRDDQANGDGSKPPSEESMDPNRTLTGQEQEDWLLSNLGNSKTHWNILAQQVFFAQRNYGTSTAPRYSMDAWDGYTASRQRITDFVQSKDMNNIIVLTGDVHASWACDLKADYNDSASKVIGAEFVGTSITSGGNGADKRADTDKILGLNPHIKFFNDYRGYVRCTVTPEEWRADYRVLPFVTSPGADISTRASFVYQKDQTGLKQVDSNVVPAGVKLSAEVEEDRNRAHGKAHEKQMKKNGILVQ; this is encoded by the coding sequence ATGAAAGATGAAAGACCAATGGATGAATGGATTAAGAAGCTGACAGAAGACAGCTTGGAGAAGCGAAAGCTGGACCGCCGAAAATTTTTAGCAGGTGCTGGAAAAATTGCTGGTCTCTCATTAGGGTTGACGATTGCACAATCAATTGGGGCGTTTGAAGTGAATGCAGCACCTAGGTTCAAAAACTATCCATTTACACTAGGAGTTGCCTCAGGTGATCCGTTATCAGACAGTGTTGTGCTCTGGACAAGACTTGCCCCAGATCCGCAGAATGGCGGAGGAATGCCAGATCAGGCATTTCCTGTGAAATGGGAGATAGCCAATGACGAAAATTTTACAAAGGTCATTCAACATGGGACAGAATTAGCACAGCCGAATCTTGCCCATTCTGTTCATGTAGAAGTAGAGGGATTAAAGCCGAATAAAGTTTATTATTATCGTTTCAGAAGCGGAAGTGAAAACAGTCCGATAGGTAAGACAAAAACTCTTCCTGAAAAAGGGGCCGAAGTTTCCAGCATGACTTTTGCATTTGCATCCTGCCAGCAATATGAACACGGTTATTACACGGCATTTCAGCACATGGCTGAGGAAGAACTGGATCTTGTCATTCATCTCGGTGATTATATTTACGAATATGGACCAAATGAATATGTATCTCCATCAGGAAATGTTCGCGCACATAGCGGGCCAGAAATTATCACACTAGAAGATTACCGTAACCGTCATGCGCAATATCGCTCAGATGCTAACCTAAAAGCTGCACATGCTGCTTTTCCTTGGGTGGTGACGTGGGATGATCATGAGGTGGAAAACAACTATGCAAATATGATTCCCGAAAAAGGACAGTCTGCAGAAGCATTCGTGAAACGCCGTGCGGCTGCCTATCAAGCCTATTACGAACATATGCCGCTGCGACGATCGTCATTGCCGCACGGTGCGGACATGTTATTGTATCGTGATTTCACCTACGGAAATTTAGCGGCGTTCAATGTCATGGACACGCGTCAATACCGTGATGATCAGGCGAACGGGGACGGAAGTAAACCGCCATCAGAGGAATCAATGGATCCAAACAGAACTCTGACCGGTCAAGAGCAGGAAGATTGGCTGCTTTCTAATCTAGGTAACTCAAAAACACATTGGAACATTCTCGCCCAGCAAGTCTTTTTTGCGCAGCGCAACTATGGAACAAGTACTGCACCTCGATACAGCATGGATGCTTGGGACGGATATACTGCTTCTCGCCAGCGCATCACAGATTTTGTTCAATCTAAAGATATGAATAATATCATCGTATTAACAGGGGATGTGCATGCGAGCTGGGCATGTGATTTGAAAGCAGACTATAATGATTCGGCTTCAAAAGTAATCGGGGCAGAATTCGTCGGCACTTCCATCACTTCTGGCGGTAATGGAGCTGATAAGCGTGCGGATACAGATAAGATCTTGGGATTAAACCCGCACATCAAGTTTTTTAATGATTATCGCGGATACGTTCGCTGCACGGTAACACCAGAAGAGTGGCGTGCAGATTATCGGGTATTGCCGTTTGTTACCTCGCCTGGAGCGGATATTTCAACCCGAGCATCTTTTGTGTATCAAAAGGATCAAACAGGGTTGAAACAAGTGGATTCAAATGTGGTGCCAGCTGGTGTTAAGTTATCAGCAGAAGTAGAAGAAGACCGCAACCGTGCACATGGAAAAGCGCATGAAAAGCAGATGAAGAAGAACGGAATACTGGTACAATAA
- a CDS encoding DNA topoisomerase III — translation MKQLILAEKPSVARDLARVLGCKQQNKSYIEGPKHIVTWALGHLVELKMPEDYDKQYKQWRLEDLPIIPKHMGLKIIRQVSHQFRSIEQLAKRKDLNELVIATDAGREGELVARWIMEKVRWQKPVKRLWISSQTDKAIRDGFNQLKPAKQYDNLYQSAVCRSEADWLIGLNVTRALTTKYNDPLSAGRVQTPTLAMILEREQEINSFQPKDFWTIDATVGILKASWERNGEKRLFDEKKTAEIVKKVKEQSATVESLIKKEKTEAHPMPYDLTELQRDANRRFGFSAKKTSSVLQKLYEQYKLVTYPRTDSRYLTKDMENTMYDRLQGISGGYREEVQPLLKQKGKVVAKKVFNDAKVTDHHAIIPTDEPLHLGDLDNDERKLYDLIARRFLALFYPAYKSETLTATLNIAGESFIARETLVVDAGFKVLSGKEEESPRALASLKEGQTLSVKDVNLEKKLTEPPARFTEADLLSRMEKYSLGTPATRADIIERLLGSEVLDRKNNKLHPTPKGKQLIELVNDELKSPELTAKWEQQLEAIARGNGNPKEFLENIRKQTKQLVMEIKTSSHEYRAHNLTGSKCPDCGKLLKEVKGHDGKVLVCSDRECSYRRRKDPKLSNRRCPQCKKKMELHNGKAGTYFQCKPCNVVEKADGMKKKVTKREERQLMKKYSANNKEDEGFGNSLADALKAAMKDKK, via the coding sequence TAAAGATGCCTGAGGACTATGACAAACAGTATAAGCAATGGCGTTTAGAGGATCTGCCGATCATACCGAAGCATATGGGATTGAAGATCATCCGCCAGGTTAGTCACCAGTTCCGGTCGATTGAACAGCTTGCCAAAAGAAAAGATCTAAATGAGCTTGTTATCGCAACTGATGCAGGGCGTGAAGGTGAACTCGTCGCCCGGTGGATCATGGAAAAAGTAAGATGGCAAAAGCCGGTGAAGCGTCTTTGGATATCATCGCAGACAGATAAAGCGATTCGTGATGGATTCAACCAGTTAAAGCCGGCAAAACAATATGACAACTTGTATCAATCTGCGGTCTGTCGTTCAGAAGCCGATTGGCTGATCGGGCTTAATGTGACGCGTGCACTTACAACTAAATATAATGATCCATTGTCTGCTGGCCGAGTACAGACACCTACCCTTGCGATGATTCTAGAACGTGAGCAAGAAATCAACTCATTTCAGCCGAAGGACTTTTGGACAATTGATGCGACAGTCGGTATATTAAAAGCCTCCTGGGAACGAAACGGAGAAAAACGTCTCTTTGATGAGAAAAAAACAGCAGAAATCGTGAAAAAGGTGAAGGAGCAGTCAGCAACTGTTGAGTCACTTATAAAGAAAGAAAAAACAGAAGCTCACCCGATGCCATATGACCTGACAGAACTGCAGCGAGATGCAAACCGCCGATTTGGTTTCTCAGCTAAGAAGACATCTTCTGTTCTGCAGAAACTTTATGAACAATACAAACTTGTTACGTATCCAAGAACCGACTCGCGCTACTTAACAAAAGACATGGAAAACACGATGTACGATCGTCTTCAGGGAATATCGGGTGGATACCGTGAAGAAGTTCAGCCTCTTTTGAAGCAAAAAGGGAAAGTCGTTGCGAAGAAAGTTTTTAACGACGCAAAAGTTACGGATCACCATGCGATTATTCCGACAGACGAACCGCTTCACCTCGGTGATCTAGATAATGACGAGCGAAAATTGTATGATCTGATCGCACGCCGGTTCCTTGCTCTCTTTTACCCGGCATATAAGTCCGAAACGTTAACGGCTACGTTAAACATTGCGGGTGAATCATTTATCGCGAGAGAAACTTTAGTGGTTGATGCAGGTTTTAAAGTATTATCAGGCAAAGAAGAAGAATCTCCTAGAGCTTTAGCTAGTTTAAAAGAAGGTCAAACGTTATCTGTAAAAGACGTTAATCTGGAGAAGAAGCTGACTGAACCGCCTGCACGCTTTACTGAAGCTGACCTTTTATCACGAATGGAAAAATACAGCCTGGGAACGCCAGCCACACGTGCTGATATTATCGAACGCTTGCTTGGTTCTGAAGTTTTGGATCGTAAAAACAATAAGCTGCACCCTACTCCGAAAGGAAAACAGCTCATTGAACTTGTGAACGATGAGTTGAAATCACCAGAGCTGACAGCTAAATGGGAACAACAGCTTGAAGCCATTGCACGCGGTAATGGCAATCCGAAAGAGTTTTTAGAAAATATCCGCAAGCAGACGAAGCAGCTGGTAATGGAAATCAAAACGAGTTCACACGAATACCGTGCTCATAACTTAACAGGCTCAAAGTGTCCAGATTGCGGCAAGCTTCTTAAAGAAGTTAAAGGGCATGACGGCAAGGTGCTCGTATGCTCTGATCGTGAATGTTCATACCGCCGCCGTAAGGATCCGAAGCTTTCTAACCGACGCTGTCCACAGTGCAAGAAAAAGATGGAGTTGCATAACGGAAAGGCCGGCACGTACTTCCAGTGCAAGCCATGTAACGTCGTTGAAAAAGCAGATGGAATGAAAAAGAAAGTCACAAAGCGTGAAGAACGGCAGCTTATGAAAAAATACAGTGCAAACAACAAAGAAGACGAAGGTTTTGGCAACAGTTTAGCTGATGCTTTGAAAGCTGCGATGAAGGATAAAAAATAA